The following coding sequences are from one Liolophura sinensis isolate JHLJ2023 chromosome 12, CUHK_Ljap_v2, whole genome shotgun sequence window:
- the LOC135479185 gene encoding mannose-6-phosphate isomerase-like, whose protein sequence is MGTHPSGPSTAVFSDGKEMLLSDWIRKHPDQLGDKVKAEFDGQLPFLFKVLSVNTSLSIQTHPNKVQAEALHKARPDLYKDANHKPELAIALTPFQGLCGFRPIKQVANFLETIPELRAAVGNEYTLKLIAASRTMDMPFHREAMKECFNSLMNQDQDAVKEELGKLVGKVQQIEEDKGDTSPFVGDILLKLHREFPGDIGCFVAYFLNLMKLQPGQAMFLEANLPHAYLSGNCMECMACSDNVIRAGLTSKYIDKVTLVKMLNYTGQPATRNLFKPRKDKHDPCVELYEPGVKDFCVSKVQLSHSVSNYTLCSLDSASICIVTQGEGEAKNDSLPKPISLQRGVVFFVSAEEKVIIVNKGDMIIFRAYCNLATRYLVC, encoded by the exons ATGGGTACCCACCCTTCTGGGCCCTCAACAGCAGTCTTCTCTGATGGCAAGGAAATGCTACTCAGTGATTGGATAAGGAAACATCCAGACCAGCTAGGAGACAAAGTTAAGGCTGAGTTTGATGGTCAGCTGCCATTCTTGTTTAAGGTGCTCTCTGTGAACACGTCATTGTCCATACAGACACACCCTAATAAG GTTCAAGCTGAAGCCCTCCACAAGGCCCGGCCTGACCTGTACAAAGATGCTAACCACAAACCAGAGCTGGCCATCGCCCTCACGCCATTCCAGGGCCTGTGTGGGTTCAGACCGATCAAACAGGTGGCTAACTTCCTGGAAA CAATACCAGAGCTGCGGGCAGCCGTGGGGAACGAGTACACTTTGAAGCTGATTGCTGCGAGCCGCACCATGGACATGCCATTCCATAGAGAGGCCATGAAGGAGTGCTTTAACTCTCTGATGAACCAGGATCAAGATGCCGTTAAAGAGGAACTGGGCAAACTTGTGGGGAAAGTTCAGCAGATCG aaGAGGACAAAGGGGACACGTCACCGTTTGTCGGGGACATCCTGCTGAAGTTACACCGCGAGTTTCCTGGGGATATTGGATGTTTTGTGGCCTACTTTCTGAACCTAATGAAGCTTCAGCCTGGACAAGCCATGTTCCTGGAGGCTAATCTGCCCCATGCTTACCTGTCTGGCA ATTGTATGGAGTGTATGGCATGCTCTGACAATGTGATCCGTGCCGGTCTGACCAGCAAGTACATTGACAAGGTCACTTTAGTGAAGATGCTGAACTACACAGGCCAACCGGCCACCAGGAACCTGTTCAAACCTCGGAAGGACAAGCACGACCCCTGCGTGGAACTTTATGAGCCAGGGGTGAAAGACTTTTGTGTCTCAAAGGTCCAG ctgtCTCACTCTGTAAGCAACTATACCCTCTGTTCATTGGATAGTGCCAGCATTTGTATCGTGACTCAGGGCGAAGGGGAGGCAAAGAATGACAGTCTTCCGAAGCCGATATCTCTACAACGAGGTGTGGTGTTCTTCGTCTCCGCAGAGGAAAAAGTCATCATAGTCAATAAAGGAGATATGATAATATTCAGGGCCTATTGTAACCTGGCAACAAGGTATCTAGTCTGCTGA